From the Acidobacteriota bacterium genome, the window ATATTGAACTATGACACATCTTTTCGCACCCTTGGTGGTTGGTTGTTATTCGCTTGGTTTTTCTATCTTTGTATTTTTCCTCGGATTTTCCTTTACAAAGAGAGATTTTTTCCTTGCTTTATCCTATTTTTCGTTTGCCCTTTCCGTTCTTGTGCTTGGTGATTTTTTTCAGCTTCTTTTTTTTAAAGATTATTTTTTAAACCTTTATTTTCTCCGTTTTCAGCACATAGGGGCTGTTTGGTTGATATTTCTCTTTTATTATTTTGTCCTTCAGCTTCTCCGAAGGAAGAGGTTTGATCTCCCTTCTCGACTTTTTCTCTCTGCCTCTCTTATCCTCACTCCCTTTGTTTTTTCAAGCAGTTTTATCTCCCCCCCATCACCAGGAGAGGTTCAGGGAAGGGCGGGTTGGTTGTATTATCCCTTCCTCTTTCTTCTCGTTCTCTCTGCTCTTTTTGCCTGGTATCTTCTTCTCAAAGAAATGAAAAGGGAAAGGAGGGGGAAAGAGAGAAGGGTTTGCGCTGTTTATTTTATTGGTTCTCTGCTCCTCTTCTTCTGTGGAATGATAGATGTAGGAATGATGCTTCGAATTATCCCCTATAGGTTGTTCCATTATACTCCGGTTGGGATTTTCAGCTGGCTTGTGGTGAGTGGTTTTGCTCTGATCGCTGAGACAAAGCGCCTTACTGTATCGATAGAAGAGACGAGGCGTTCACTTAGAGATACAGTGAACGAGCTTAGCGAGAAGAGGAAGGAAGCAATTACTGACCGACTGACTGGGTTGTATAACCACGCCTATTTCTACGATACCTTGGAGCGTGAAGTAAAGCGAGCAACCTCTCTATCCTTACCCCTTTCCCTCCTTTTTTTCGATCTCGATAATTTCAAAGAATTCAACGATCGCTATGGCCATCTTGCTGGGGATAGGGTTCTCGCCTCGGTGGGTGAGGTTTTAAGGAAGGAGAGCCGAGCGGGTGATATCGTTTGCCGGTATGGGGGGGAGGAGTTCGCAATTATTCTTCCCGCTACTGAGGAGAAGAGGGCTTTGGGGATGGCGGAGAGGATCCGCCGGGTGATAGGGAGGTTAATGGTAGAATACAAGGGCAATACCTATAGATCGCCCACTGTCACCATTGGTGTTTCTTCTCTTTCTTCCCGTCGACTTACCCCTGCAGATTTGGTGGCTGAAGCTGACCGAGCCCTCTATTTAGGGAAGCTCGAAGGGAAAAACCGAGTTGAGCTATTCCGGAAGCTAGAATAGATGTTTGTTTTTAAGGAAAGATGAATGATCATAAATTCTGGGGGCTTACCAAATCGTGAGTAGATATTTTGAGGCAAAAAAACTTCTTGAGTTTATTTCCCAACCAGTTGTTGTCTTTAGTTGTCCAGAGGGGATAATCATCGGAGGGAATAACCGCTTCTTCTCTCTTCTCGGTTGCACCCCGGATGAGATCATAGGGAATGAGTTTCTCTCCTTTTTCTCTTCAACCGAGGGAGATGAAGGGTTCTTAAAGAGATTGGGAGGGGAGGGGAGAGACATCGCCCCTATGGAGCTTAGAACGATTGATGGAAAGCAGGTTCGAATTAAGATGAGAGCGATTAGTGTGTCGAGTGATGGAGAGGGGAGGGTGCTCTATGCTGGACTGATCTCTCCCATCTCGCAGAGGGAGAGGCAGCTTAAGGAAGGGTTGTTTCTCTCCGAAGAGAGGTATAAGAAGATATTGGACAGCGCGAGTGACATTATCTTTATACTGAATAGGGAGGGAAGATTTATCTATGTGAATGCACAGGGGAAGAAGCGGGGTGGGTATTCTCTTGAGGAGCTGATAGGGAAGAAGTTTGATCCTTTAGTTGTTCCTGAGGACCTCCCTAAAGCATGGAGCAAGTTTCAACACACCCTTAAGGGGAATGTTCATTCTTACGAACTCAGGGTTAGACGGAAGGACGGCTCGATAATTTACCTTGAGATAGACGCAAACCCGATTATGGAGGACGGTGAAGTGGTGGGGAGCCTCGCCATTGCCCGGGATATAACCGAAAGGAAGATGTTTGAGCAGAGGCTTGAGGCTCAGTCTCGGATTATAAACACGATGTTTGATGCGGTGGTCGGTATAGATCTCGAGGAGAAAATAAACTTCTGGAACAGGGGAGCAGAGCGGATCTTCGGTTATCGAGTGAAAGAGGTATTAGGGAAGCCTCTTACTATATTGGTGCCTGATGATACTAAGTATCATTTAGAGATGGAGACGGTTCTCGCCGAAACGCGTAGGGTGGGTTATTATCCCTATTTAGAGACAAGAAGGAGAAGGAAGGACGGCAAGCTTATAGATGTGGCTCTGACCCTCACCTCTATCTATGATGAGGGGAAGAATCTCGTTGGAACCGCTGCGGTTTTAAGGGATATAAGTGAGGAGAAGAGGGTCAGACAGCGACTGAGATGGATGGAGCGGATTTACCGGGAGATATTCGAGAACGCAAATGATATCATTATCAGCTTGGATAGCCGAGGTCGTTTCTCATTAATTAACCCCCGGTTTACCGAAATAACCGGTCTTCCCCTTGTTAAGGCGAGGAAGAAGCATTTCAGCGAGGTCGTATATAAGGAGGATTTGAGAAAGGTTCGTTTCTTTTTCCATCGTGCTCTAAGGAAGGGAACAGGTGGTAAGCTCGAGTTCCGATTTGTGGATAGGGATGGAGAAGTAGGTTATGCGGAGGGGAACTTTAACCCAATGAGGATAGGGGGAAAGGTGGTAGGGATTCAAGGGATCGTTCGCGACATTAGCAGGAGGGTGAGGATGGAGGAGGGGCTGAAGGAGGGTTATCGCAAATTAATCAAGGTTCTCGCCGCTTTCATCGAGATAAAGGACCTATATACCGAAGAGCACTCTCGCCGGATCATCGATGATTCCGTGTATCTTGCTGAGAGATCAGGTCTCTCCGAGGAGGAGATAAAGGATATTGAGATCGCCGCCATTCTCCACGATATCGGAAAGATGAAGGTTCCTGGATATATCCTCAATAAGGAGGGGGTGCTTAATGAGGAGGAGAGAGCACTTATGATAGAACACTCCCGGTTGGGGGCAGAAGCAGTACAGGGGATAGAGGAGTTTAAGAATGCGAGTAGGATAATCCTTTACCATCATGAGCGCTATGATGGAAATGGTTACCCTGAAGGACTGAAAGGAGAGGATATTCCCCTTGGGGCGAGGATAATAGCGGTAGTCGATGCTTTTGATGCTATGTGCTCCGATAGACCATACCGGAAGGCGATGAGTCGTGAGGAGGCAATAGCTGAGTTAATAAGAGAAAAAGGGAAACAGTTCGATCCCGCCATCGTCGATCTTTATATAAAGTATCTTAAGAAGGAGAAGAAGTAAACCGCTCCTTCTATCCCCTCTTTCTTGCCTTTTCTCCCTCTATGCTGTAAAATAGAACAAAAATTTTACTTTTGAGGTGATGAGATGAGAAGGTCAATCTTACTCTTCCTTTTTGGTTTTCTTTTCGTCCTCTCTTCAACCGTGTTCCCTCAGGCGGTGGGACAGTATGAGGATGAAGCCCCACTCGCCAGTTGGAATATCTTGGGTCCTCTTAGTGGAAGGAGTGGCTCTTTGGGCGGGATCACCGTAGTTCTTTCTAATGATCCTGCTTCGATCTTCACCAATCCCGCTTCACTTAGCAATATCGGTGGAGCCACGGTGGCTGGTAGCGTCGAGTTGCTCTCTGCCAGACTTTTCCGTTATTCCATCGTCAACACTGGGGTGATAGTGAGCCTTCCCCGAAACGAAGGAGGGTTAGGAAGCGGTTTTGTCGCCTTTTTATATCCCCTTCGCGGTTTCAACCTCGCCTTTGCCTTTGGAAGGCTTGAGAATATAAGTCGTCCTACCGCCAGTTTCACCACCGGGTGGGGGGAAAAGCTGTCCCAGACATTCGGGGGGTGGACGAATATTTTTAGCTTTGGGGTATCAAAGAATGCGGGAAAATTTTCCTTTGGTTTTGGAGCCCATTATCTTTCCGGGTATTTCTCGAAGAATTTAAATTATACCCTCAATGAGGGGATAAGCTTCGCTTACTACACCGATGAGGCAAGGGAGGACTTCTCCGGCTATTATTTCACCCTAGGAGCCACCTTTAAACCAACCCCAAAGCTTACCCTCGGTCTCTCCCTCCGCACCCCGTACGAGAGGAAGGGGGAGGGAGGGGTTCGTCGGGAGATGAAGACTTCGCAGGTGGATATAATCGGCGACTACCGATCGGGAGACGACCGGTACCAGGAGCCACTTGCCTTCCTCTTCGGCAGTTCCTATCAAATCAGCGGTAAACTTCTCCTCCTTATGGAGGTCGATTACCTCCGTTGGTCTTCCTATAGGGTTACCTATTTCTCCGAAGATCTTCCCCGGAATTTCGATGACACCCTTCTTTTCAGACTGGGGGCGGAGTACACCTTCACCGCAGTTAGGAATGGGAGAAGGGTTTCTCTTCCTCTGAGGGTTGGTTATCTCTATGATCCCCAGCCGGTGACTTACCTCCGCTACCGTTATCACTATCTCACCTTGGGGGGCGGTTTCTCGTTTGCGCGGTTCTCCTGCGATCTTGCATTTCAATACGGCTTTGAGAGAAGTTCCGGGGAGAACCTTTCCAATGTTAGGTTTATAACCAGCATCAGCTATCGATTCTAAGGGAGAGGATGATGAAGAAGGTTATGTTCATTTTAATTGTTATCGCCCTTTCCTTTGCCTCCGCGTTCTCTATGGGAAGGGTGGGGCAAGTTCCGTCCATTAGCATCCCTCAAGATATTGAGAGGGGAAGGGTCTATTACATCGTACGGGTGGACGCGAGGGTTGAGGCGCTTCCTCATATCATCCGCCGTCTCAATCTCGATGTGATGGGGAACTATCAGGGTTATCTTTATCTTCTGCTTCGCGCTTCCGAGGTGCGTGCCCTTTATGCCTCCCATATCCCCTATCAGCTTGTCTCAATCGAGAGGGAGAAGGTCTCCCTTCCCAAAGAGAGGAGGGTGAGGGCACAGGCGGCTAATGGTCCTTATCACTCCTATCTCGAGGTTCAAAAGGAGCTTAGCGATCTTGAGAAGGATTATCCGGGGATAGTGAAGTTGTACGACATCGGCGATTCCGTTGAGGGGCGGGATATATTGGCGGTTAAGATAAGCGATAATGTGGCGACGGAGGAGGACGATGAGGTCGATTGTTTCTTCGTCGGCTGCCATCATGCGAGGGAGTGGATATCGGTCGAGGTCCCTCTAATGCTTGCTCGCTATCTCGCCGAGCACTATAGCGACAATCAGGAGATAAAGGATGTAGTCGATAACAGTGAGATCTGGATCGTTCCCCTTCTCAATCCCGATGGGCTTGAGTACACGATCAATGTCTTCCGCTGGTGGCGAAAGAACAGGCGGGATAACAGAAATGGTCTCTTTGGCGTCGATCTCAACCGGAACTACGATTTTATGTGGGGGATAGATGATATAGGCTCAAGCCCCAACCCAGCCTCAAATGTGTATCGCGGTCCTTCACCCCTCTCCGAGCCGGAGTCGCAGGCGGTGGCTCAGCTTTTTACCAGTCATAATTTCCGGGTGGCGTTAACCTATCATAGCTACGCCCAGGTGATCCTCTATCCCTGGGGCTATACCGTTGAACCTACCCCCGATTATCGTCTGTTCTCCTTTTTGGGGGATACGATGGCTTCTTTGATGAGTGCGGTTCACGGAAGGTGGTATTACGCGGTTCCCGGTGGGAGTGGGTTTTATTTCACCAACGGCGAGTTCACCGACTGGGCATACGGAAAGTACGGTACCCTGGCGTTCACCGTCGAACTTCCTCCGGTCAGCCTGATGCAGGGAGGGTTTATCAATGCGGATAGTGATATCACCTCGATCTTCGAGGAAAACCTTCCCGCTGCCCTTTACCTAATTAAATGGGCGATAGCCAATAAATGAGGGAGGAGGTTATGAAAAGTAAGGGAGCGCTTCTTTTTCTTTTAGGGCTTTCCCTTATGCTTTTTTCGAACTTCGTGCTGAACCCGAGGACCCTTAGTCCTCCTTTTACTTACGCGGTGGAGCTTTTCCATCCGGCGTCATCTCCTTCCCCTTCTCTTCCTCCCGAGCTATCTTCCTTTGCTCGGATAACGGGAAGATGGTTCTACTAT encodes:
- a CDS encoding GGDEF domain-containing protein, encoding MIFLFYYFVLQLLRRKRFDLPSRLFLSASLILTPFVFSSSFISPPSPGEVQGRAGWLYYPFLFLLVLSALFAWYLLLKEMKRERRGKERRVCAVYFIGSLLLFFCGMIDVGMMLRIIPYRLFHYTPVGIFSWLVVSGFALIAETKRLTVSIEETRRSLRDTVNELSEKRKEAITDRLTGLYNHAYFYDTLEREVKRATSLSLPLSLLFFDLDNFKEFNDRYGHLAGDRVLASVGEVLRKESRAGDIVCRYGGEEFAIILPATEEKRALGMAERIRRVIGRLMVEYKGNTYRSPTVTIGVSSLSSRRLTPADLVAEADRALYLGKLEGKNRVELFRKLE
- a CDS encoding PAS domain S-box protein, whose protein sequence is MSRYFEAKKLLEFISQPVVVFSCPEGIIIGGNNRFFSLLGCTPDEIIGNEFLSFFSSTEGDEGFLKRLGGEGRDIAPMELRTIDGKQVRIKMRAISVSSDGEGRVLYAGLISPISQRERQLKEGLFLSEERYKKILDSASDIIFILNREGRFIYVNAQGKKRGGYSLEELIGKKFDPLVVPEDLPKAWSKFQHTLKGNVHSYELRVRRKDGSIIYLEIDANPIMEDGEVVGSLAIARDITERKMFEQRLEAQSRIINTMFDAVVGIDLEEKINFWNRGAERIFGYRVKEVLGKPLTILVPDDTKYHLEMETVLAETRRVGYYPYLETRRRRKDGKLIDVALTLTSIYDEGKNLVGTAAVLRDISEEKRVRQRLRWMERIYREIFENANDIIISLDSRGRFSLINPRFTEITGLPLVKARKKHFSEVVYKEDLRKVRFFFHRALRKGTGGKLEFRFVDRDGEVGYAEGNFNPMRIGGKVVGIQGIVRDISRRVRMEEGLKEGYRKLIKVLAAFIEIKDLYTEEHSRRIIDDSVYLAERSGLSEEEIKDIEIAAILHDIGKMKVPGYILNKEGVLNEEERALMIEHSRLGAEAVQGIEEFKNASRIILYHHERYDGNGYPEGLKGEDIPLGARIIAVVDAFDAMCSDRPYRKAMSREEAIAELIREKGKQFDPAIVDLYIKYLKKEKK
- a CDS encoding outer membrane protein transport protein translates to MRRSILLFLFGFLFVLSSTVFPQAVGQYEDEAPLASWNILGPLSGRSGSLGGITVVLSNDPASIFTNPASLSNIGGATVAGSVELLSARLFRYSIVNTGVIVSLPRNEGGLGSGFVAFLYPLRGFNLAFAFGRLENISRPTASFTTGWGEKLSQTFGGWTNIFSFGVSKNAGKFSFGFGAHYLSGYFSKNLNYTLNEGISFAYYTDEAREDFSGYYFTLGATFKPTPKLTLGLSLRTPYERKGEGGVRREMKTSQVDIIGDYRSGDDRYQEPLAFLFGSSYQISGKLLLLMEVDYLRWSSYRVTYFSEDLPRNFDDTLLFRLGAEYTFTAVRNGRRVSLPLRVGYLYDPQPVTYLRYRYHYLTLGGGFSFARFSCDLAFQYGFERSSGENLSNVRFITSISYRF
- a CDS encoding zinc carboxypeptidase; this translates as MMKKVMFILIVIALSFASAFSMGRVGQVPSISIPQDIERGRVYYIVRVDARVEALPHIIRRLNLDVMGNYQGYLYLLLRASEVRALYASHIPYQLVSIEREKVSLPKERRVRAQAANGPYHSYLEVQKELSDLEKDYPGIVKLYDIGDSVEGRDILAVKISDNVATEEDDEVDCFFVGCHHAREWISVEVPLMLARYLAEHYSDNQEIKDVVDNSEIWIVPLLNPDGLEYTINVFRWWRKNRRDNRNGLFGVDLNRNYDFMWGIDDIGSSPNPASNVYRGPSPLSEPESQAVAQLFTSHNFRVALTYHSYAQVILYPWGYTVEPTPDYRLFSFLGDTMASLMSAVHGRWYYAVPGGSGFYFTNGEFTDWAYGKYGTLAFTVELPPVSLMQGGFINADSDITSIFEENLPAALYLIKWAIANK